Part of the Streptomyces sp. WMMC500 genome is shown below.
CCAGCGAGCGGTCGATCCGCTGGAGCGCGAGGTCGGCGTTGTGCGGCAGGGAGCTGAGCTTCCTGCGTTTCTCGGTGTAGTCCGAGATGCCTGCGTCCGTGGCGTCGGCGGCCTTGCGGAAGGTGGTGGCATCGCCCTGCGCGGCGACCAGCGCGGTGGCGGCGACACGTTCGTGCTGCAGCCGTGCGGTCAGCTCCGCGGCGGACTCGGCGGCATCGACCATCTGCGCCAGCCTGTTGGCCTGGAACGCCTGGGAGGTCGCCGGCGCGAGTGCACGCACGGAAAAGGCGATGGCCACCGCGAGAGGCACGGCGACCAGGAGGACGAGTCGACGGTTGATCTTCACTACGCGACCCCTACGTCGGGGTCATGACACAGTAAAGCTGACACGGGATTACCTTGCGATGGGGAGGGTGTGACATGTGGGGGTCGGTGCATCCATCGCTCCTGCTGAGGGTGGGCTGAGCGATGCGTCTGATGCTAAGTCGGAAGTATAAGTTACGGGTGAGTACAACATCAAAATATGTAAGAGGGAGATGCAATCTCTACCTCTGACAATCCGATTCGATCAGGTTCCGTCTGAAATTTCAGAGATGGGTGGGCAGAACGCCCCCGCCGCGGTCAAGTCGCCGCGCTTCAGCCGCGCTTGAGCGCGTGCCCGCCGAAGCCGCTCCTGCCGTCCGGGCCCTGGTTCTGCTCCTGCCACCACGCGTCGAACTCCGGCTGTCCCATCTTCCGCCAGTCCGGGGTCTGTTCGACCTGGGCGCGGCCCAGCCTGCGGCCGAGCGCGACCATGGCGGCGCCGACGGCGGTACGGTCCGCGTCGTACGCGGCGGCGATTTCCGGCCAGTCGCCGCCGGCACGGCAGGCGGCCTCCAGCGACGTGGCGTCCTGCAGCGCCTTGACGCTGCCGCCGCCGGTGTGCGGCCGTACGACGGTGGCGGCGTCACCCGCGAGCAGCAGGCGGCCCACGGCGAGCCGCGGCACCTCCAGGTCGTAGATGGGCTGGATGAAGGAGTCCTCGGGCGCGGTACGCAGCACGCAGCGGCCCCAGTACGGCGGGAAGTGCTCGGCGACCAGGTCGCGCAGGTACGCCGTGAGCTTCGCGGCGACCCGCCCCGGGGGCAGCGACGTCGGCGTGCGCAGGTCGAGCAGGAGGTCGGGGTCGTCCGGCGGCACGGCGTAGAGCACCCAGTTCATCCGGACGCCGCCGCCCGCGGCGGGGATGAGGTACATCATGCAGTGGCCGCCGGGGAAGACGACCACACGCGCCTCGGCGCCGTCCGTCTCGGGGTCGCCGGGCACCGGCGCGGAGGTGCCGCGCCAGCCGAGGTAGCCGGCGTAGGCGGGGGCGAGGCCGGGGAAGATCGCCTCGCGGACCACCGAGCGGTAGCCGTCCGCGCCGATGACGGCGTCGAAGCGCTCCTGGCGGCCGTCGGCGAGCTTGAGGGTGGCGCCGTCGGCGTCCTGCTCGACGGCGGTCACGGCCGCGCCGGTGTGGTACGTGACCGACTCGGGCACCCGGCTGCGCAACTCGTGCCACAGCGAGCCCCAGTTGTAGGAGCGGAACGGGAAGTGCTGCTCGGCGAACCCGTGGCCCAGCTCGGCGTCGCCGTCGCGGATCGTCCACACCCGGCAGTTCAGTCCCGACCACGGCATCGCCGCGTCCACGTACCCCGCGGCCTCCAGCTCCGCGAACCGCGCGTCGTGCAGGCCGATGCCCACGCCCCGGTCGCGCAGCTCGCCGCCGGCCCGCTCGAAGACCGTGACCCGCCCGGCACCCGCCCGTGCCACCGCCTGCGCCGTGGCACACCCCGCGATGCTCCCGCCCACCACGGCGACGGAGTCCTCGTCCACCACGGTCTCCCCTCTGTTCCTCGGGTCTGCTTCTCGGGAGGGCGCAGCGACGCTGCGCAGGCCGGCACTCCCGCACGTTCCGGGGCAACAACCTTCCCCAACGCGATCACCGCGTCAAGAGATCGCCGGGCGCCAACCGCCGCCGCGGACAGGCCAGTCGGGACCCCAGGCCGGTTGCGCACTCCCTGCCCCGACCACCCGGCAAACACTTAGGCTAGCCTTACCTACCTGATCGGGACGGGGAGGGAAAGGGGTGGGGTCACGGGTGGCTGCGCGGGAGACGTCGGGACGGGACGTGCTGAAAGGCGCGCTCACGGGACAGCGGCGCGGGGTCGCGATCGGCTCGGTACTGGCGGTCGGGCACCAGCTCGGTGAGGCGCTGGTCCCGGTGCTCATCGGCATGGTCATCGACGACGCGGTCGCCGGGGACGACGCGGGCGCGCTCGTGCGCTGGCTCCTCGTGCTCGTCGCCGTGTACGTCGTGCTCGCGCTGAGCTTCCGCCTCGGGGTCAAGGCGGCCGAGCGCGCCGCGGAACTCGCCGCGCACCGGGTGCGGCTGGACCTCGTGGGGCGGGTGCTCGACCCGCGCGGCGGTGCCGAGCGCGGCCGGCTGCCGGGCGCGGTGGCGAACATCGCCACCGACGACGCCAAGCGGGTCGGCTACATCGTCATGGTGGTGACCGTCGGCGTCTCGGGGCTGGCGGGGGCGGCGGTGAGCGCGGTGGCGCTGCTGCTCATCTCCGTACCGCTGGGACTGCTCGTACTCGTCGGCACCCCCGTGCTGCTGTGGCTGGGGCACCTGCTGAGCAAGCCGCTGGAGCACCGCAGCGCCGCCGAGCAGGAGCGGGCCGCCACCGCCTCCGGCGTCGCCGCCGACCTGGTCGCCGGGCTGCGGGTGCTGAAGGGCATCGGCGCGCGGGACGCGGCCGTCGAGCGCTACCGGGCCACCAGCCGCGACTCGCTGGCCGCCACGCTGCGCGCCGCGCGCGCCGAGGGCTGGCAGAACGGCGTCGTGCTGGCGCTGACCGGCGGCTTCATCGCGCTGGTGGCGCTGGTCGGCGGGCGGCTCGCGCTGAGCGGCGACATCACGCTGGGGCAGCTCGTCGCGGCGGTGGGGCTCGCGCAGTTCCTGCTGACGCCGCTGCAGGTGTTCGCGTACGTCAACGCCGAGTTCGCCCAGGCGCGGGCGTCGGCGGCGCGGGTCGCCGAGGTGCTGGCCGCGGCGCCGGCCGTCGTCCCCGGCGACCGGCGGCTCGCGGAGCCGGTCCGCGGTGAGCTGCGGCTGCGCGGGGTCGGGCTCGGGGCGCTCGCGGAGGTGGACATGGCGGTCGCGGCCGGGGAGCTGGTCGGCGTCGCGACGACGGAACCGGCCGCCGCGGAGGCGCTGCTGCGCTGCCTGGGCCGGATCGAGGACCCGGAGACGGGGGTGGTGGAGCTGGACGGGGTACCGCTGACGGGGCTCGACCCGGCGGAGCTGCGGACGGCGGTGCTGGTGGCGGCGCACGACGCGGACCTGTTCGCGGGGACGGTCGGCGAGAACGTCACGGCGGCGGACCCCGGGCACGCGGGAGCCGACGGGGCGGGAGCCGGCGGGCCGGGGGCCGGCGCCGACCGCTCCGGCCCCGAGCCGCCCGGGCGCGACCCCGGGCCCGCGATGGCCGCCGCCGCGGCCGACGAGGTCGCCCGCACGCTGCCCCGCGGCGCTCGAACCGAGGTCGGCGAGGCCGGCCGCGCGCTCTCCGGGGGGCAGCGCCAGCGCGTCGCCCTGGCCCGCGCGCTGCACGCCGGCCGGCCGGTGCTCGTCGTCCACGACCCGACCACCGCCGTGGACGTGGTCACCGAGGCCCGGATAGCCCGGGGCCTGCGCGACCACCGCGCGGGGATGACCACCCTGCTGGTCACCAACAGCCCGGCCCTGCTCGCCGTCGCCGACCGGGTCGTGTTCGTCGACGCCGGCCGGGTCGCCGCCCAGGGGCCGCACGCCGACCTCGTACGAGACGAGGCGGCCTACCGGACGGCGGTGCTGGCATGACCGGGACGCCCGGCGTGTACGAAGGACCCGGCGCGGCGGACGGCCGGCGCGCCGACGACGCCCGCGAACTGCTGCCCACCGCCACCCCCGCCCGCACCCGCACCGCCGTGCGCGAGCTGCTGCGCCCGCGCCGCGCGCTGGCCTGGACCGCGTTCGCGACGATGGCCGCGGCCACCGCCGTCGGGCTGCTCACCCAGCCGCTGCTCGGCCACATCGTCGATCTGGTCACGGACCGGCGCGACGCGGGCGCGCTCACGCTGCCGGTGGTGCTGCTGGTCGCCGTGGCCGCCGGCCAGGGCGTGCTGACCGCGATCGGCCGCACGATGGTCTCCCGGCTCGGCGAGACCGTGCTCGCCGAGCTGCGCGAGCGGTTCGTCGAGCGCGCGCTGCGGCTGCCGCTCGACCGGCTGGAGAAGGCGGGCTCCGGTGACCTGACCGCGCGCGTCACCCGGGACGTCTCCCGCGTCGCCGAGGCGGTGCGCGGCGCGCTCCCCCAACTCGCGTCCTCCGTGCTGGCCATCGTGCTCACGCTCGGCGCCCTGGCCGTCCTCGACTGGCGCTTCCTGCTCGCCGCGCTGCTCGCGGTGCCCGTGCAGGCGCACACGGCCCGCTGGTACGTGCGCCGCGCGGTACCGCTGTACGCCCGCGAGCGCGTCGCCACCGGGGCGCAGCAACAGCAGCTCCTCGACACCGTCAGCGGCGCGGCCACCGTGCGCGCGCACCGGCTGGAGGCGCTGCACGCCGGGCGCGTCGACGCGCGCTCGCGCGCCGCGGTGGACCTCCGGCTGCGCGGGCTACGGCTGCTGATGGGCTTCTACAACCGGCTGCACGTCGCCGAGTACCTGGGGCTGTCCGCGGTGCTGGTGGCGGGATACGTGCTGGTGCGCGACGGCTCCGCGTCGATCGGCACGGCGACGGCCGCCGCGCTCTACTTCCACTCCCTGTTCGGGCCGGTGAACGTGGCGCTCGTGCTGCTCGACGACGCGCAGGCCGCGACGGCGGGGCTGGCGCGGCTGGTCGGCGTGGTGGACGCGCGGGAGCAGACGGGGTCCGGCCGGCCGGGGTTCGAGGAGCCGGGGGCCGGGGAGCCGGGACCGCGGCCCGCGGTCGGGGTGTCCGTCAGCGGCGTGTCCCACGCGTACGAGCCGGGCCGGCCGGTGCTCCACGACGTGGACCTGGAGCTGCGGCCGAAGGAGAAGGTGGCGCTGGTGGGCGCGAGCGGAGCGGGCAAGAGCACCCTCGCCAAGCTGCTCGCCGGCATCCACGTCCCGGCCGCCGGGCGCATCGAGGTGGGCGGCGCGGCGCCGGACGAGTCGGGCCGTACGGTCGCGCTGGTCACCCAGGAGGTGCACGTCTTCGCCGGCCGGCTCGCCGACGACCTGCGGCTGGCCCGCCCCGGCGCCGACGACGAGGAACTGCGCGAGGCGCTGGCCCGGGTGGGCGCGCTGGTGTGGGCCGAGGCGCTGCCGCAGGGGCTGGACACGGTCGTGGGCGAGGGCGGTCAGCGGCTGACGGCGGACCGGGCGCAGCAGCTCGCGCTGGCCCGGCTGGTGCTGGCCGACCCGCCGGTCGCGGTGCTCGACGAGGCCACCGCGGAGGCGGGCAGCCTCGGCGCCCGGCGGCTGGAGGAGGCGGCAGAACGCGCGCTGGAGGGGCGCACCGCGCTGGTCGTCGCGCACCGGCTGAGCCAGGCCGCGGCGGCCGACCGGGTGGTGGTGATGGAGGAGGGCCGGGTGGCGGAGAGCGGCACGCACGACGAACTGCGCGCCGCGGACGGGCCGTACGCGGCGCTGTGGCGGGCGTGGTCGGCGGAGCGCGCGGCGGACGCGGAGCGGGCCGCGGACGGCGCCGGGCTCTCGGAGCCGTAGCGGAATCGCGCCGGCACGCGGGTCACGGAGGTCGCCCGGGTCGCGCTGATCACCGGATCACCCGGGGCGCTGATCACTCCCTCGGCACGTACCGGCCGGGCTGCCGCGGGACCCGTACACCGGGGCCGTCAGAGGGGGCGGGCGCGGCGGGCGCCGAGCGCGGCGGCGGTCGTGACGGCGCGCCACGCCTGGTACCGGGCGGCCTCCAGCGCCGCGTCGCCGGGCGGGCCGTCCCCGGGGCGTGGCGGGACGGGGCCGGGGCAGCCGGGCGGCACGATGATGCCGCCCCAGTGGCAGAAGACGTCGGTCAGCGCCAGCATGCCGCCCCCCTGCCCGCCGTGGCCGGTGCCGGAGGACGTGAAGGCCGAGTACACCTTGTCCGCGAGCCCGCCGGCGGACCACAGCGGGCCGGTGGTCTCGATGAACGCCTTCAGCGGCGCGGACATGGTCCCGAGGCGGGTCGGGGTGCCGAACAGCACCACGTCGGCCCAGACCAGGTCGTCGAGGGAGGCCTCGGGCACGTCGGCGCTCGCGCGCCGGTACCGGGCCTCCTCGGGTCTCGCCTCCGCCGCCGCCTGCGACGCCGGCTCGGGTACCCGGCGCAGCCGCACGTCCGCGCCCGCCTTCCCGGCGCCCTCGACGGCGGCGAGGGCGAGCGTGTGCACGGTGCCGGTGGCGCTGTGATAGATGACGGCCGCTCTGACGTGGCTCTCGGATTGCATGGTGGGCTCTCACTCCGCGGTCCGGCTCGGGGATGGTTCACGATGGGGCATGCTCCTGGCCCGGCGCGAGCCCCGTGACTATGACAAGTCGGCCGCCGCGAGTGTGAGACGGCGGGCCGGCCTCACACTCCGGCGTCCCGCGTCGTCATACCGGGGAGAGCCGTCCCGCGACCGAGGAGCACCGGCACCATGACCAATCCGTCCGCGCCGCAGCACGGCCGCCTCGACCCGGGGCCCGCCGGGACCGCGAGCGAGCGGCGGCGGCTGACCAGCCTCGCCTACCGGCTGCTCGGGTCCCTGGCCGACGCGGAGGACGCGGTGCAGGAGACGTACGCGCGCTGGTACGCGCTGTCCGCGGAGCGGCGGGCCGCCGTCGTCTCCCCCGGCGCCTGGCTGACGAGGGTCGCCGGGCGCGTCTGCCTGGACCTGCTCGGGTCGGCGCGGGCGCGCCGGGAGCGGTACGTGGGCGAGTGGCTGCCGGAGCCGCTGCCCGACCGCGCGGAGCTGGTCGGCGGCCGGGTGGGCGGTACGGCCGGGGACGCGGCGGATCCGGCGGACCGCGTGACGATGGACGAGTCGGTGCACATGGCGTTCCTCGTGGTGCTGGAGTCGACGACCCCGGCGGAGCGGGTGGCGTTCGTGCTGCACGACGTGTTCCGCTACCCGTTCCCGGAGGTCGCCGAGATCGTCGGCCGGTCGCCGGCGGCGTGCCGGCAGTTGGCGTCGTCGGCCCGCCGCCGGGTCCGTACGGCGCGGCGGCCCGCGGCGGCGGCGCACCACGCCGCCCTGGTACGGGAGTTCGGGCGGGCGTGGGCCGCGAAGGACATCGGCGCCATGGTCGGGCTGCTGGACCCGGACGTGACGTCCACCCCGGACAGCGGCGGGGTCGTGCCGGCGGTGCTGACGCCGATCGTGGGGCGCGAGGAGGTCGCGCGGGCGTTCACGCAGGTGCGGGAGCAGCAGCCCGGGATCGACTTGCTGGAGCGCACGGTCAACGGGCAGACCGGCCTGGTGGCGCAGGTGGCCGGGGTCACCGTGACGGTGCTCGCGTTCGAGGTGACGGACGGGGGGATCACGCACATCTGGGCCATGCGCAACCCGGAGAAGCTCCACGCCTGGACGGCGGCCTGAGCGGCGCGGGCGGCCGGGAGCCGGCCCGTACCGGCCCGGACAGCGCGGACAGCGGCCGGGAGGGCGGGGCGTACGCTCACGCCACCCGCCGCAGCGCGCGTTCGCGGCGGGCCGCCACCTTCGAGCCGGACTCCCGGCGCGCCATCCGCCGCAGCACCACCGGTGCCACGGCGAGGCCCAGCAGCGCCCATGCGCCGAGCACACCGGCCGTCTCCGCCAGCCGCCAGGAGTCCCCGATCTCCACCGCCGCCGCCGCGTCGGGCAGCATCGCGGCGCGCATGCCGAGCCCGAGCCAGTAGAGCGGGAAGACCTGCGCGATCCACTGCAGCCACTCCGGCAGCGCGGTGACCGGGTAGAAGATGCCGGAGATCCCGATCAGCGCGAGCACCGGGAGCTGGATGAGGCCCTGCGCGCGGGCGTCGCCGAACACCGAGCCCAGCACGGCCCCCACGGGCAGCGTCGCCACCATCCCGAGCGCCACGATCCCCGCCAGGTGGAGCCAGGCGCCGGCGCCGAGGTGCAGGCCGTCGACGAGGAAGAGCGCCGGGACCAGGAAGAGCGCGAGGTCGGCGAGGAGGCCGCCGGCGACGGAGACGACCTTGCCGACGAGGTAGCCGCGCACGCCGTTCGGGGTGGCCTTGGCGCGCAGCAGGGTGCCGTCCTCCCGTTCGGCGGTGAGCAGTTGGCTCATGGTGACCATGCCGAAGGACACGTTCATGCCGAGGATGCCGGGGAGGGTCAGGGCGCCGAGCATGAACCCGGTGGAGCCGAACTCCCGCCCGCGCACGAACCACAGGACGCCCAGCATGAGCAGCGGCCAGAACAGGTGGCTGAACAGCTCGGCGCCGTTGGTGAACGACTGGCGCAGCTCGATCGCGCCGCGCCGCAGCCCGGCGCGCAGGACGCAGGCGTTCACCGGACGGTGCCTTCCGCGGTCGCTTCCGCGGTGCGCTCCGCCGCGTGGACGAGGGCGAGGTAGGTCTGCTCCAGCGACGCCCGCCGGACCTCCAGTTCGGCGATCTCCGCGCCGTGGCGCTCGAAGAGGCCGCGGACGAACGCGGTGGAGTCGTCGGTGGCGTGGACGCGGGTCCGGCCGCGGTGGCGCCAGCGGACCCGGTCGGCGCCGGCGATGCGGCGGGCGAGCTCCGCGGGGGTGCCGTCGGCGATGACCCGGCCGGCGTCGAGGATGACGATGCGGTCGGCGAGCCGTTCGGCCTCGTGCAGGTCGTGGGTGGTGACCAGGACGGTGGTGCCGGCGGCGCCGAGGTCGCGTACGAGCCGGTGGAAGCCGCGCCGGGCCTCGGGGTCGAAGCCGGTCGTCGGCTCGTCGAGGAAGAGCAGGTCCGGGCGGCCGACGATGCCGATGGCGACGTCGAGGCGGCGGCGCTGGCCGCCGGAGAGGGTACGGATCTTCTGCGCGCCCCGGTCGCCGAGGCCGACGGCGTCGGCCAGCTCGCCGGCGTCCCAGGGGGTGCGGCCGAGGCAGGCGTAGTGGGAGGCGAGGTGCGCGAGCAGTTCCCGGACCCGCCACTTGCCGTGGTCGCGCCAGGACTGCAGCACCACGCCGACGCGGGCGCGCCAGTGCTCGTCGCCGTGCGCCGGGTCGGTGCCGAGGACGGCGACCTCGCCGGCGGAGCGGGCGCGGAAGCCTTCGAGGATCTCGATCGTGGTCGTCTTGCCGGCGCCGTTGG
Proteins encoded:
- a CDS encoding FAD-dependent monooxygenase, yielding MDEDSVAVVGGSIAGCATAQAVARAGAGRVTVFERAGGELRDRGVGIGLHDARFAELEAAGYVDAAMPWSGLNCRVWTIRDGDAELGHGFAEQHFPFRSYNWGSLWHELRSRVPESVTYHTGAAVTAVEQDADGATLKLADGRQERFDAVIGADGYRSVVREAIFPGLAPAYAGYLGWRGTSAPVPGDPETDGAEARVVVFPGGHCMMYLIPAAGGGVRMNWVLYAVPPDDPDLLLDLRTPTSLPPGRVAAKLTAYLRDLVAEHFPPYWGRCVLRTAPEDSFIQPIYDLEVPRLAVGRLLLAGDAATVVRPHTGGGSVKALQDATSLEAACRAGGDWPEIAAAYDADRTAVGAAMVALGRRLGRAQVEQTPDWRKMGQPEFDAWWQEQNQGPDGRSGFGGHALKRG
- a CDS encoding ABC transporter ATP-binding protein, giving the protein MAARETSGRDVLKGALTGQRRGVAIGSVLAVGHQLGEALVPVLIGMVIDDAVAGDDAGALVRWLLVLVAVYVVLALSFRLGVKAAERAAELAAHRVRLDLVGRVLDPRGGAERGRLPGAVANIATDDAKRVGYIVMVVTVGVSGLAGAAVSAVALLLISVPLGLLVLVGTPVLLWLGHLLSKPLEHRSAAEQERAATASGVAADLVAGLRVLKGIGARDAAVERYRATSRDSLAATLRAARAEGWQNGVVLALTGGFIALVALVGGRLALSGDITLGQLVAAVGLAQFLLTPLQVFAYVNAEFAQARASAARVAEVLAAAPAVVPGDRRLAEPVRGELRLRGVGLGALAEVDMAVAAGELVGVATTEPAAAEALLRCLGRIEDPETGVVELDGVPLTGLDPAELRTAVLVAAHDADLFAGTVGENVTAADPGHAGADGAGAGGPGAGADRSGPEPPGRDPGPAMAAAAADEVARTLPRGARTEVGEAGRALSGGQRQRVALARALHAGRPVLVVHDPTTAVDVVTEARIARGLRDHRAGMTTLLVTNSPALLAVADRVVFVDAGRVAAQGPHADLVRDEAAYRTAVLA
- a CDS encoding ABC transporter ATP-binding protein — protein: MTGTPGVYEGPGAADGRRADDARELLPTATPARTRTAVRELLRPRRALAWTAFATMAAATAVGLLTQPLLGHIVDLVTDRRDAGALTLPVVLLVAVAAGQGVLTAIGRTMVSRLGETVLAELRERFVERALRLPLDRLEKAGSGDLTARVTRDVSRVAEAVRGALPQLASSVLAIVLTLGALAVLDWRFLLAALLAVPVQAHTARWYVRRAVPLYARERVATGAQQQQLLDTVSGAATVRAHRLEALHAGRVDARSRAAVDLRLRGLRLLMGFYNRLHVAEYLGLSAVLVAGYVLVRDGSASIGTATAAALYFHSLFGPVNVALVLLDDAQAATAGLARLVGVVDAREQTGSGRPGFEEPGAGEPGPRPAVGVSVSGVSHAYEPGRPVLHDVDLELRPKEKVALVGASGAGKSTLAKLLAGIHVPAAGRIEVGGAAPDESGRTVALVTQEVHVFAGRLADDLRLARPGADDEELREALARVGALVWAEALPQGLDTVVGEGGQRLTADRAQQLALARLVLADPPVAVLDEATAEAGSLGARRLEEAAERALEGRTALVVAHRLSQAAAADRVVVMEEGRVAESGTHDELRAADGPYAALWRAWSAERAADAERAADGAGLSEP
- a CDS encoding NAD(P)H-dependent oxidoreductase translates to MQSESHVRAAVIYHSATGTVHTLALAAVEGAGKAGADVRLRRVPEPASQAAAEARPEEARYRRASADVPEASLDDLVWADVVLFGTPTRLGTMSAPLKAFIETTGPLWSAGGLADKVYSAFTSSGTGHGGQGGGMLALTDVFCHWGGIIVPPGCPGPVPPRPGDGPPGDAALEAARYQAWRAVTTAAALGARRARPL
- the sigJ gene encoding RNA polymerase sigma factor SigJ yields the protein MTNPSAPQHGRLDPGPAGTASERRRLTSLAYRLLGSLADAEDAVQETYARWYALSAERRAAVVSPGAWLTRVAGRVCLDLLGSARARRERYVGEWLPEPLPDRAELVGGRVGGTAGDAADPADRVTMDESVHMAFLVVLESTTPAERVAFVLHDVFRYPFPEVAEIVGRSPAACRQLASSARRRVRTARRPAAAAHHAALVREFGRAWAAKDIGAMVGLLDPDVTSTPDSGGVVPAVLTPIVGREEVARAFTQVREQQPGIDLLERTVNGQTGLVAQVAGVTVTVLAFEVTDGGITHIWAMRNPEKLHAWTAA
- a CDS encoding ABC transporter permease, with translation MNACVLRAGLRRGAIELRQSFTNGAELFSHLFWPLLMLGVLWFVRGREFGSTGFMLGALTLPGILGMNVSFGMVTMSQLLTAEREDGTLLRAKATPNGVRGYLVGKVVSVAGGLLADLALFLVPALFLVDGLHLGAGAWLHLAGIVALGMVATLPVGAVLGSVFGDARAQGLIQLPVLALIGISGIFYPVTALPEWLQWIAQVFPLYWLGLGMRAAMLPDAAAAVEIGDSWRLAETAGVLGAWALLGLAVAPVVLRRMARRESGSKVAARRERALRRVA
- a CDS encoding ABC transporter ATP-binding protein, which encodes MSDGAAVTVAGLRMRYGPTDVLHGVDLRIPYGETVALLGPNGAGKTTTIEILEGFRARSAGEVAVLGTDPAHGDEHWRARVGVVLQSWRDHGKWRVRELLAHLASHYACLGRTPWDAGELADAVGLGDRGAQKIRTLSGGQRRRLDVAIGIVGRPDLLFLDEPTTGFDPEARRGFHRLVRDLGAAGTTVLVTTHDLHEAERLADRIVILDAGRVIADGTPAELARRIAGADRVRWRHRGRTRVHATDDSTAFVRGLFERHGAEIAELEVRRASLEQTYLALVHAAERTAEATAEGTVR